Proteins from a genomic interval of Zingiber officinale cultivar Zhangliang chromosome 1B, Zo_v1.1, whole genome shotgun sequence:
- the LOC121970422 gene encoding uncharacterized protein LOC121970422 — translation MAASHHRSLPVLVVILSLLLLAAAVGPAVSEANSTVFWPEKEMRKYRRARAHLKRLNKPPVKTIESPDGDLIDCVLSHLQPAFDHPKLKGSRPLDPPERPRGHAPDGTATTGHDFQLWRTSGESCPEGSVPIRRTKEEDILRASSAKRFGRKPIATTRLDSESDDHEHAVGYVVGDQYYGAKASINVWAPKVTSPSEFSLSQIWIISGSFGTDLNTIEAGWQVSPQLYGDTSPRFFTYWTSDAYQATGCYNLLCSGFIQTNNMIAIGVAISPVSKPTGGQFDISLLVWKDPNHGNWWLELGSGTLVGYWPSFLFSHLSEHASMVQFGGEVVNSRPMGEHTSTQMGSGRFASEGFGQASYFRNLQVVDWDNSLVPVPNLRVLADHPGCYNIQGGINAVWGNYFYYGGPGRDDNNDDSCT, via the exons ATGGCTGCTAGCCATCACAGATCCCTTCCTGTGCTCGTCGTCATTCTCTCGCTTCTTCTTCTCGCCGCTGCTGTCGGTCCGGCAGTCTCAGAGGCGAACAGTACTGTTTTCTGGCCGGAGAAGGAGATGAGGAAGTATAGGAGAGCAAGAGCCCATCTTAAGAGGTTGAACAAGCCTCCGGTAAAGACAATTGAG AGTCCCGACGGGGATCTCATAGACTGTGTGCTCTCTCATCTTCAGCCGGCATTTGATCATCCGAAGCTCAAAGGATCAAGACCTCTG GATCCGCCGGAGAGACCGAGAGGCCATGCCCCCGACGGCACGGCTACCACCGGGCATGACTTCCAGCTGTGGAGGACGTCCGGCGAGTCGTGTCCGGAGGGGTCGGTGCCGATCAGGAGGACCAAAGAAGAAGACATTTTGCGCGCCAGCTCTGCGAAGAGGTTCGGCAGGAAGCCTATCGCGACAACTAGACTTGATTCTGAAAGCGACGACCACGAG CATGCGGTTGGGTACGTTGTGGGAGATCAATATTATGGTGCAAAAGCAAGCATCAATGTGTGGGCACCCAAAGTGACAAGCCCTTCTGAATTCAGCTTATCGCAAATATGGATCATCTCTGGATCCTTTGGCACTGACCTCAACACTATTGAAGCTGGATGGCAG GTAAGTCCACAGCTATATGGTGATACTTCTCCCAGGTTCTTCACTTATTGGACT AGTGATGCATATCAAGCAACAGGATGCTACAACCTTCTCTGCTCAGGCTTCATTCAAACCAACAACATGATAGCCATTGGAGTTGCCATTTCCCCTGTTTCAAAGCCCACTGGCGGACAGTTTGATATCAGTCTTTTAGTGTGGAAG GATCCGAACCATGGGAACTGGTGGTTGGAGCTGGGGTCGGGGACGCTAGTGGGGTACTGGCCGTCGTTCCTGTTCAGCCACTTGTCGGAGCACGCAAGCATGGTGCAGTTCGGTGGCGAGGTGGTGAACTCGCGGCCGATGGGGGAGCACACGTCGACGCAGATGGGCAGCGGGCGGTTTGCCAGCGAGGGGTTCGGTCAGGCGTCCTACTTCCGGAACTTGCAGGTGGTGGACTGGGACAACAGCCTGGTGCCGGTGCCAAATCTCAGGGTGCTGGCTGACCACCCCGGCTGCTACAACATCCAGGGCGGCATTAACGCCGTGTGGGGCAACTACTTTTACTACGGCGGACCCGGAAGAGACGACAACAACGACGATAGCTGCACCTGA
- the LOC122040511 gene encoding cyclin-D4-1-like — MMSLGFEESDAAEKQSWDSEFFRFPLPSESSLRSLMKKEQEYAVKSDYLMRLLSERQFSARRNDAIDWMWKVHAVYKFGPLSAYLCVNYLDRFLSYYDFPEEDQPWSTQLLSVACLSVAAKMEKDNVLPPFLLQICEPKKVFSAKTIRKMEFTLLSKLGWKTQAVTPFTYIDFFLNTISGGHPPSHLMVSRCTEIILNTVRAIDMMEFWPFEVAASTALLVLGDAKVVDVVENFPHCSLVSKRKVWQCYGVIQYLEMARQRDHLRQAAASSPVLKSPVGVLDHANLSIKSDDPIADQSHKTSVCKRKASRLTCPFIKRRRISRL, encoded by the exons ATGATGTCCCTGGGGTTTGAGGAGTCTGATGCTGCGGAGAAGCAGAGTTGGGATTCCGAGTTTTTTAGGTTTCCACTGCCGTCGGAGTCGTCCTTGAGGTCGCTGATGAAGAAAGAGCAGGAGTACGCGGTTAAGAGTGATTACCTCATGCGGCTGCTCTCTGAGAGGCAATTTTCCGCCAGGAGAAACGATGCCATCGATTGGATGTGGAAG GTTCATGCGGTTTACAAGTTTGGTCCGCTCAGTGCTTATTTATGTGTCAATTACTTGGACAGATTCCTCTCCTACTATGACTTTCCTGAA GAGGATCAGCCATGGTCGACACAGCTACTCTCTGTGGCCTGCCTATCTGTGGCTGCCAAGATGGAGAAAGACAACGTTCTTCCTCCTTTCTTATTACAG ATTTGTGAGCCAAAGAAAGTATTTAGTGCTAAGACAATCAGAAAAATGGAGTTTACACTACTTTCCAAGCTCGGGTGGAAGACGCAAGCTGTAACACCCTTCACTTATATAGACTTCTTCCTCAATACGATCAGTGGTGGACATCCACCAAGCCATTTGATGGTCTCCCGGTGCACAGAAATTATTCTGAATACTGTCAGAG CTATTGACATGATGGAATTCTGGCCTTTTGAGGTTGCTGCATCGACTGCATTGCTAGTTTTGGGAGATGCCAAGGTTGTGGATGTGGTGGAAAACTTCCCCCATTGTTCGCTTGTATCGAAG AGAAAGGTCTGGCAATGCTATGGAGTTATCCAATACTTGGAGATGGCGAGGCAGCGCGACCATCTGCGCCAAGCTGCTGCTTCGTCCCCCGTGCTTAAGAGCCCAGTGGGGGTCTTGGATCATGCCAACCTGAGCATCAAGAGTGATGATCCAATTGCTGACCAGTCTCATAAAACATCGGTCTGCAAGAGGAAGGCAAGCCGATTGACATGCCCTTTCATCAAGCGGAGGAGAATTAGTAGATTATGA
- the LOC121970430 gene encoding probable isoprenylcysteine alpha-carbonyl methylesterase ICME — MGSDLGRRATAGSGAGTDSSAAGDSDLERPFLWWGSSGSLRRRGSGDLPFKPPPRRQSFRQEMGHAAAETYLITRLTIILLQYLGVGYRWISRFLALGFYAVLLMPGFIQVGYYYFFSKHVRRSVIYGEQPRNRLDLYLPLDTSTPKPVVAFVTGGAWIIGYKAWGALLGKRLAERDVIVACIDYRNFPQGTISDMIKDASQGISYICNNVASYGGDPNRIHLMGQSAGAHIAACVLLDQAVKQSKGEKTTWSLSQIKTYFGLSGGYNLLKLVDHFHNRGLYRRIFLSIMEGEESLQLFSPELTARDKSVEPAISYLPQIILFHGTGDYSIPSIASEDFANALKSAGAQARLVLYEGKTHTDLFLQDPLRGGRDELLEDIISVIHAGDAVALAKHATAPQARRLVPEWQLKLAHEISPF, encoded by the exons ATGGGGTCCGATCTCGGGCGTCGCGCCACCGCAGGAAGTGGTGCAGGAACAGACTCGTCGGCCGCAGGTGACTCAGATCTGGAGAGGCCGTTCCTCTGGTGGGGCTCCTCCGGCAGCCTGAGAAGAAGGGGGAGCGGTGATCTACCGTTCAAGCCCCCGCCTCGCCGCCAATCCTTCCGGCAGGAAATGGGCCACGCTGCCGCAGAGACGTACCTCATTACTCGTCTTACCATTATCCTCCTTCAATATCTCGG AGTTGGTTATCGGTGGATTTCAAGGTTTCTTGCTCTTGGATTTTATGCTGTATTACTTATGCCTGGTTTCATACAAG TTGGTTATTACTATTTCTTCTCTAAACATGTACGTAGAAGTGTAATCTATGGAGAACAACCAAGAAACCG TTTGGATCTGTATTTGCCTCTTGATACTAGTACACCTAAGCCAGTTGTTGCATTTGTAACGGGTGGGGCTTGGATCATTGG CTATAAAGCATGGGGTGCTCTTCTAGGGAAACGTTTAGCAGAAAGAGATGTCATAGTTGCCTGCATAGATTACAG AAACTTTCCTCAAGGGACAATAAGTGATATGATAAAAGATGCTTCCCAGGGGATATCATATATATGCAACAATGTTGCTAGCTATGGAGGTGATCCTAACAG GATCCATCTAATGGGCCAATCAGCTGGTGCACATATAGCTGCATGTGTGCTTCTGGATCAGGCAGTGAAACAATCGAAAGGAGAAAAGACAACTTGGAGTCTATCCCAAATAAAGACCTACTTTGGTTTGTCTGGGGG ATACAACTTGCTCAAGTTGGTCGATCACTTCCATAATCGTGGCCTGTATCGCAGAATCTTTCTCAG CATAATGGAAGGGGAAGAATCGTTGCAGCTATTTTCTCCAGAGTTAACTGCACGGGACAAGAGTGTTGAGCCGGCTATTTCTTATCTCCCGCAGATTATTCTTTTCCATGGAACAGGCGACTATTCGATACCTTCTATTGCAAG TGAAGACTTCGCTAATGCTCTTAAGAGTGCTGGAGCTCAAGCTAGATTAGTCTTGTATGAAGGCAAGACGCACACTGATTTGTTTTTGCAG GATCCCCTAAGAGGTGGTAGAGATGAACTTCTTGAAGATATTATTTCGGTAATTCATGCTGGTGATGCAGTTGCATTAGCAAAACATGCAACAGCCCCTCAAGCAAGACGGTTAGTTCCTGAGTGGCAACTGAAACTGGCTCATGAAATAAGTCCCTTCTGA